Genomic window (Rathayibacter sp. VKM Ac-2760):
GTGCTGCCCTACTCCGCCGTCTCGCTCGCCCCGCTGCTCGTGATCGTCGCCCTGCTCGCGCAGGCGCTGTTCGAGAGCCGGATCCTGATCGAGGGCGGCTGGCTCCTGCTCGTCGCCCTGGCGGTCCTGACGAAGCAGCCCGCGAACGAGGAGGAGGACGCGCTCACCGCCGAGCCGATCCCCCTCGCCGGCCAGCGCTCGGCGCGATGAGCGGCGGGCGGCCGTCCGCGCTGCCCGCGGCCCTCGCGGACGCGCTGGCCTCGCCGCAGTTCGCGGCGGCCCTCGCGCAGACCTCCCTCGTCGTCGTGCTCTGCGCGCCCGCCGTCCGCGGGATGATCGGCTGGCCCGGCTACCTCGCCGCCGTCGCGACGCTCGCCGCGCTCGCCGGGGTCATGCTCGTGCTGCGGCGGGAGCTGCTCGACTGGGAGGGGCTGCTCCCGACGAGCATCCTGGTCTTCCTCGGCTGGATCGCACTCAGCACGCTCTGGAGCGGCTACCAGTGGGCGACCGCGTCGAGCGTGCTCTACCAGCTCGTCCTTGCCTTCCTCGCGATCGCGATCGGGCTGACCCGCGACATCATCCAGGTGATCCGCGCGGTCGGTGACGTGATGCGCGTCGTCCTGATCGGCTCCCTGGCGGTCGAGGTGCTCTCCGGCGTCCTGATCGACCGGCCGCTGCGCTTCCTCGGCGTCGAGGGGCTGCTCGCGGCCGGCGGGCCGATCCAGGGGCTCGTCGGCACCCGCAACCAGCTCGGGCTGGTCTGCCTCCTGGCGATCGTCACCTTCTCGGTCGAGCTGATGACGAGGTCGGTGGCGCGCACGCCGGCACTCGCCTCGCTCGCCCTCGCGGTGCTCACGCTGCTGCTCACCCGCTCCGCGGTCAGCGCCGGCGTCCTCGTGGTCGCGGCGGTCGTCGCGCTCATCCTCCGCTGGGTGCGCCGCGGCGACGCGGAGCAGCGCCGACGGCGGCAGTACACGACGCTCGCGGTCGTCGCCGCCTCCGCGCTCACCGCCTGGCTCTTCCGCTTCCGGATCGTCGACCTGCTCAACGCGGGCAGCGAGTTCGAGTTCCGGCTCACCCTCTGGCAGCACGTCTGGCGCTTCTCGGACCTGGCGCCGATCATCGGCTGGGGCTGGGTGGGGTACTGGCGCACCGACCTCTACCCGTTCAACGCGATCGACTTCCTCTCCGGCCGACCGCACGCGTCGAGCCTCAACGCGCTGTTCGACCTCGCGCTGCAGGTCGGCCTCGTCGGCGTCGTGCTCTTCCTGGTGCTCACCGGCCTCGCACTCTGGCGCTCGTGGCTCATCGCCTCCGAGCGCAAGGCCGTGGTGCACGTCTGGCCGGTGATGGTGCTGACCGTGCTCGTCGTCACCTCGCTCGCCGAGAGCGCGCTCCTCGTCGACGCGGGCTGGCTGCTGCTGGTGATCTGCGCGATGCGGGCCGCGCAGGGCCTCAGCTGGCGGCGCCTCCTGCACCCCGCCGACCGGCCGGGCGGGCTGCCGCGACAGCCCGGAACACCGCCAGGTGCTCCGCGCGGCAGCGCTCCCAGCTGAACCGCGCCGCCCGCTCGACGCCCTTCGGCCCGAGCTCGGCCGAGCGGTCGATCGCCTCGAGGATCCCGTCCGCGATCGAGCGCGGGTCGAGCGGATCGACGAGCACGGCCGCGTCACCGCAGATCTCGGGCAGAGACCCGGAGTCGGCCGCCGCGACAGGGCAGCCCGACGCCATCGCCTCGATCGGCGGGAAGCCGAAGCCCTCGTAGAGACTCGGGAAGGCGAGCACGGCCGCCCGCCGGTAGAGCTCGGCGAGCTCCTGCTCGCCCACGTGCCCCCGCCACTCGACGAAGTCGGGCAGAGCGCCGAGCTTGTCCAGGTCACCGCCGGTGAGCACCAGCCGCAGGTCGTGTCCGTCGGCGCGGAGCAGCCGCAGCGCCTCGAACAGGCGCGCGTGGTTCTTGTGCGGCCAGGCGCGCGCCGGATAGAAGACGAAGTCCTCGCGCTCGCCCAGGTGCGGGCGGAACCGCTCGGTGTCGACGCCGAGGTGCGAGACGTGGATCCGCTCCTCCGGGATGCCGAGCAGCTCGACGATGCGCCCCTTGGTGAAGGCGCTGATGGTGATGATCGCGTCGGCCCGGCGCGCCGTCGCCTCGTAGGCGACCCGGCGGAACACGCGCTCGACCCGGGGGAAGAGCTGCGGCAGATCGCGGTGCTGCAGATCGAAGACCATCTGCACGTGACCCTGCCGGCGCGAGGGCCAGGGCAGCGGGACGGTGAAGGGGAAGTAGAGGATCTCGTCCGGCCCGAGCAGCCGCCGCAGCCGCAGCGTGCGCACGAGCGCCTGGAGCATTCCCGTCGCCCGGCGGCGGTGGCCGGCCCCGCTGACGACGCCCTCCGCGACGATCTCGGGCACGCCCTCGCTGAAGCCGTGCGCGTTCTCCGGCACCAGCGCCTGCACGCGCAGCCCCTCCTCGCCCGGCCGCGGCACCAGGAGCCGGGTGAGCGCGCGCGCGTAGGTCTCGCCGCCGCCCATCCCCCCGGGATCGACGGTGAGCACGGCGAGCGTGACGGGGAGGCGTTCCGGCATGGCGTCCGATCGGGTCGTGGCTCCGGCGCGGTCCGGGCTCCGGCGCGGTCCGGGCTCCATCGAGGTGCGGGCCGGGTCAGACTACCCGCGCCCGGCTCCCGCGCAGCGGAGCGTCCCCGGCGGGTGCTCCGCGGCCCGGCGGAGGCCGATGGGTAGGATGTAGCCCGCTGTCATCGACCCCGACGAAACGGACCACCACGTGCCCCGCGCTTTGATCACCGGAATCACCGGCCAGGACGGCCTCTACCTCGCCGAGCTGCTGCTCGAGAAGGGCTACGAGGTCTTCGGTCTCGTCCGCGGGCAGAACAACCCCAAGTACGAGCTGGTCCGCCGCACCGTCCCCGAGGTGACGCTGCTCACCGGTGACCTGACCGACGTGTCGAGCCTCGTGCGCGTGCTCGCCGTCTCCCAGCCGGACGAGGTCTACAACCTCGGCGCGATCTCGTTCGTCGCGTACTCGTGGGAGAACGCCTCGCTCACCACTGACGTGACCGGCAAGGGCGTGCTCAACATCCTCGAGGCCGTGCGCCTCTACGCCGGCGACGACATGTCGCGGGTGAAGTTCTACCAGGCGTCCTCGTCCGAGATGTTCGGCAAGGTCCAGCAGGTCCCGCAGAGCGAGGAGACGCTGCTCTGGCCGCGCTCGCCCTACGGCGTCGCCAAGGTCTTCGGTCACTACATGACCATCAACTACCGCGAGTCCTACGGCATGCACGCCTCGTCGGGCATCCTCTTCAACCACGAGTCGCCCCGCCGCGGCCCCGAGTTCGTCACCCGCAAGATCAGCCTCACGGTGGCCCGCATCAAGCTCGGCCTGCAGGAGACGCTGGAGCTCGGCAACCTCGACGCCAAGCGCGACTGGGGCTTCGCCGGCGACTACGTCGACGCGATGTGGCGGATGCTGCAGCAGCCCGAGGGCGACGACTACGTGGTCGCCACCGGCGAGACCCACGAGATCCGCGAGTACCT
Coding sequences:
- a CDS encoding O-antigen ligase family protein, producing MSGGRPSALPAALADALASPQFAAALAQTSLVVVLCAPAVRGMIGWPGYLAAVATLAALAGVMLVLRRELLDWEGLLPTSILVFLGWIALSTLWSGYQWATASSVLYQLVLAFLAIAIGLTRDIIQVIRAVGDVMRVVLIGSLAVEVLSGVLIDRPLRFLGVEGLLAAGGPIQGLVGTRNQLGLVCLLAIVTFSVELMTRSVARTPALASLALAVLTLLLTRSAVSAGVLVVAAVVALILRWVRRGDAEQRRRRQYTTLAVVAASALTAWLFRFRIVDLLNAGSEFEFRLTLWQHVWRFSDLAPIIGWGWVGYWRTDLYPFNAIDFLSGRPHASSLNALFDLALQVGLVGVVLFLVLTGLALWRSWLIASERKAVVHVWPVMVLTVLVVTSLAESALLVDAGWLLLVICAMRAAQGLSWRRLLHPADRPGGLPRQPGTPPGAPRGSAPS
- a CDS encoding GDP-mannose 4,6-dehydratase — protein: MPRALITGITGQDGLYLAELLLEKGYEVFGLVRGQNNPKYELVRRTVPEVTLLTGDLTDVSSLVRVLAVSQPDEVYNLGAISFVAYSWENASLTTDVTGKGVLNILEAVRLYAGDDMSRVKFYQASSSEMFGKVQQVPQSEETLLWPRSPYGVAKVFGHYMTINYRESYGMHASSGILFNHESPRRGPEFVTRKISLTVARIKLGLQETLELGNLDAKRDWGFAGDYVDAMWRMLQQPEGDDYVVATGETHEIREYLDIAFNHVGIEDWTPYVTQNPAFMRPAEVDLLIGDPAKARDVLDWEPKVSFPELVSMMVENDLAEQSALIK
- a CDS encoding glycosyltransferase family 1 protein translates to MPERLPVTLAVLTVDPGGMGGGETYARALTRLLVPRPGEEGLRVQALVPENAHGFSEGVPEIVAEGVVSGAGHRRRATGMLQALVRTLRLRRLLGPDEILYFPFTVPLPWPSRRQGHVQMVFDLQHRDLPQLFPRVERVFRRVAYEATARRADAIITISAFTKGRIVELLGIPEERIHVSHLGVDTERFRPHLGEREDFVFYPARAWPHKNHARLFEALRLLRADGHDLRLVLTGGDLDKLGALPDFVEWRGHVGEQELAELYRRAAVLAFPSLYEGFGFPPIEAMASGCPVAAADSGSLPEICGDAAVLVDPLDPRSIADGILEAIDRSAELGPKGVERAARFSWERCRAEHLAVFRAVAAARPAGRRGAGGAAS